AAGCTTTCCACCAGAGCTCAGCAAGCTAGTGGGGCGGTAGGTGCTAAATCTTAGTCCTTAACCCTCCTAAGCTAAGAGCCTGAAAAAACTCTCTTACAATCAGCGCAGTCTTAGTCTTGACCAACAATACGGTTGTTTGCGATCGCCTAAACTCGCTTCCTTTAGCCCTTAAAGGGCTTTATTTATGTCAATGCCTCTCCAGGCTGAATTAATATTAGATAGATTAGATTAGAACATTCAGAGCACGTAGGTTGACTTAGAGCGAATGGACTTCGGTGTAGGATTTCTCTCCAACAATGTCATGCTGCCAATCCTGGACTTTTTCTACGGGATTGTGCCTAGTTACGGTCTAGCCATCGTGGCTTTGACACTAGTAATTCGCTTTGCCCTCTATCCTCTCAGCGCTGGCTCGATCCGGAGTATGCGCCGAATGCGCGTGACTCAACCCGTAATGCAAAAGCGGGTCAAGGAAATTCAAGAGCGTTACAAAGACGATCCGGCTAAACAGCAGGAGGAAATGAGCAAAATTTACAAAGAGTTCGGCAACCCACTGGCAGGCTGCTTTCCCGTTTTAGTGCAAATGCCTGTGCTATTTGCGCTCTTTGCAACTCTGCGTGGTTCACCGTTCTCAGATGTAAACTACAGCGTTAACTTGCAAATCTTGCCTCAGGAGCAGATCACTCAAGTTCAGCTTCAAGCATTTGCAACTGCTCCTCAGAACATCTTTGTCGCTGACAAAATTCATGCGCCCGTTGTGGCTCTGCTTCCTGGTGGTAACCGCTTAGCAGTAGGCGAGAAAACCAAAGTTGAATTTCAAACAGTAGAAGGTAAGCCGCTAAGGAGCTTGCTAAAAGAGCATTCCGAAACTGAAATTCAACCTCGCTGGACAATCACTAAAGGAGAAGAGCGAGTTCGCATTGATGAAAATGGCAATTTAGAGGCTTTACAACCTGGAGAAGTCACTATTCAGGGGGTCGTTCCTGGTCTAGCAGCCGATAAAGGGTTTCTATTTATTGATGCGCTAGGGCGAGTAGGAGCTTTTGACGAAGACGGCGCGATCCATTGGGACATCGTCGGAATGGTGCTCTTCTTCGGCATCAGCTTGTACATTAACCAGCTCTTGTCGGGTCAAGGGCCTAATTCCAACCCTCAACAGGCAACGGTCAACAAGATTACGCCCATTCTCTTTTCTGGGATGTTTTTGTTCTTCCCACTGCCAGCGGGCGTTCTGATGTACATGCTGTTGGCTAACATCTTCCAGACCTTCCAAACCTTTATCCTGTCACGCGAACCCCTACCGGAAAATCTACAGAAGATTGTAGATGAAGAAGCTAAAACTTCCGGTGGCACTAGTACAGATAGAGAATCCCTACCTTTTGAACCAGGGCGAGCTAAGAAGAAAGCCTAGTTCGATCAGTTGGCAATTCGTTCCGGAGGACAGTCGTCACGTGCAACAAGGTCGAGAGTGGCTACAGGAGTTATTGACGTTAGTGGATCTACCTGTAGATGTACAGGTTGCTGAGCAAGCATCCAGCAATTTGGGTTCTACAGAACCCACAACCAGTAACTCCCTAGAAGACAGAGCCAACTATTGGTTGACTATTGACGAAACCGAGCTGACTCCAGAGCAAATTCAACAACTGACGGGTACTAATGGTGCTGTTCTGGACGCGATTCAATATCTTGCCAACACTATTCTTAATTTAGGCCAGGCTGAGGATCAGCAAAAAGCCTATACGATCGAGTTGGCAGGATATCGCGCCCGTCGTCAAGCTGAGTTACAGGCTATGGCAGAGCAGGCAGCCGAGCAAGTTAGGCAAACAGGCCAAGAGGTTGAAATGAAGGCGCTCTCTTCCGCTGAACGTCGGCAGATTCATACATTTTTGCAGTCTTATCCTGACCTGGAAACTTATAGTCGAGGACGAGAACCAGATCGGCGCTTGGTTGTGAAGCAGGCGCAGACGGAGCCAAGCTAACCAAGCATTTATCTACCATTGCAACCGAAACTCAAAGCTATAAATTGCTAGGGTAGAGTAGCATCTCAACTTTTTGATTGGCACACAATCTGTATGGACGCCATATATATTCCTCAGCTAACAAGAGCTCCTGAGCAGACAGAAGTTCTTGAGTTTAAAGAGTTTCTTCCCGATCTGGAAACCCTAACCCCCGTTCAAGGCCAACTCAAGGTCATCCATCGCGGCAACTACTTAGAAGTTTCAGCGCAAGCCGAGACCATCGTCACTTTGGCTTGCCACCGTTGTTTGCAAAACTACAATCATCGCTTGGCAGTGGATACTTCCGAGCTGATTTGGTTGGATGAAGCAGCAAGTGATGCAGATGCGATCATTTTAGATCGCGAGGTGGGACTGGAAGATTTGGTAGAAAGCTTGTCTCCTCAAGGTTCTTTTGATACTGGCAAGTGGCTCTATGAGCAATTGTGTCTTGCCATTCCCCAGCGACAGCTCTGTGATGAAGCGTGTGCTGGTATCCAGCTTTCGGACTCACTCTCTACTTCAGGAACGGATCGTCGCTGGGCCTCTTTAGAAGCGTTAAAAAAACAGCTGCCTTCTTGATGTCGTTGTCCTGAGTTGGGTCTTCCTTATGAACTTTAGTGATGAGTTCGAGCTACTGCTGCGAGCCCGCTATCCTCTGATTTATATTTCGACTCGTGAAGAAGAGCGAGTGGAGGCAGCGATCGCGCAGTCTGCGAAACATCAGGGCAATCGAGCAGTTTATATCTGGGATTTCGTCGATGGCTACCAAGGCAATCCCAATGACGTGGGGTTTGGTAAGCGTAATCCGCTGCAAGCCCTAGAGTTTATCGAGAAACTTCCCGCGACAGCCCCCGCAATCTTTATCCTGCGAGATTTCCATCGCTTTGTAGAAGATATTTCTGTTTCTCGGAAGCTGCGGAATCTAGCCCGATTGCTAAAGTCTCAGCCTAAGAATGTAGTTTTGGTGGCAGCACAAATTACCATTCCAGATGAGCTGAGTGAAGTCATCACTGTTTTGGAGTTTCCGTTACCTACTCCTACAGATATCAAAATCGAAATTGAACGTTTGCTGGCGGCGACAGGCCAGTCTCTCGAAGGCCGAATTTTAGATGATTTAGTGCGGTCTTGTCAGGGTCTTTCTATTGAGCGGATTCGACGGGTATTGGCACGAGCGATCGCCACACACCGCGAACTGCAACCAGACGATGTAGATTTGATCTTGGAAGAAAAACGCCAGACAATTCGGCAAACCCAGATTTTGGATTTTTATCCCGCTACCGAGGAAATTTCAGACATCGGGGGGCTGGATAACCTCAAAGATTGGCTGTTGAGGCGAGGTGGCGCATTTTCTGACAAAGCTCGGCAGTATGGCCTACCACACCCTAGAGGCATGTTACTGGCGGGTATTCAGGGCACTGGAAAGTCCTTAACGGCTAAGGCGATCGCCCATCACTGGCATCTGCCTTTACTCCGTCTAGACGTGGGCCGCCTATTTGCTGGGTTGGTAGGTGAGTCTGAATCTCGCACTCGCCAAATGATTCAGCTGGCGGAGGCACTAGCCCCTTGTGTGCTATGGATTGACGAAATAGACAAAGCCTTCTCTGGCTTTGATAGCAAGGGGGATGCAGGCACGACGGGTCGTGTCTTTGGTACTTTTATTACTTGGCTGGCAGAGAAGACTTCGCCTGTTTTTGTGGTGGCAACTGCTAACAATGTCCAGGCATTGCCGCCTGAAATGCTACGTAAAGGCCGATTTGACGAGATCTTCTTTGTAGGACTACCCAACCAGGAAGAGCGTCGAGCCATTTTCGCGGTGCATTTGTCTCGCCTCAGACCTCACAACTTAAAGAGCTACGACTTGGAGCGCCTCGCCTACGAAACTCCCGACTTTTCAGGGGCTGAAATTGAGCAAACCATTGTCGAAGCAATGCATATTGGATTTAGCCAGAATCGGGATTTCACCACCGACGATATCTTGGAAGCAGCTAGCCAAATGGTGCCATTGGCCCAAACCGCACGGGAGCAAATTCAATTTCTTCAAGATTGGGCTGCCGCTGGCAAAGCCCGTTTAGCATCTCGGCATGGTGGCTTAAGTAGCCGTGTCTCGCGCTCTATGCAATCTCCTGATTAAAGCAAAGCAGGACTATTCGGCTGCTAGTCTTTACAAGCTATGGAAGATTCCTCAACTAAATCCAAATAAATTCGGGATCGGCAATGTAGAATACAGTCTGATTTGGTTTTAGCCATGAAATGGTCTGGCCTGATAAACCTGATAAAGTTTTTGCTGGGTTTTGCACTGGCGATCGCTCTCCTAGGTCTAGGAGGAGTGGTAGCTGCCCGTTATTTTGTCACTAAACTCACTGCTCCTCCCCCAAGGCCCACGTTTGCAAACGATAAGCCCGTTAAAGCTGCTGTAGCCGCCAAATCAGGTGCCTCCGGGAATACTGCGGCTCCTCAGGGTGACAGTTCAGCCTCACCAACTTCTGCTTTAGAACCAGGTGCCTATCAAGCTCGCGTCGTGCAGCCCATTGGTCTAATTTTGCGGGACGGCCCTGGCAGTAATTCTAACCAAATCGGTGGTATCGAGTATAACAGCCGGGTAGTAGTGCTAGAAGAAAGCCCCGACAAAGTGTGGCAGCGAGTCCGAATCG
This region of Trichocoleus desertorum NBK24 genomic DNA includes:
- a CDS encoding AAA family ATPase, whose translation is MNFSDEFELLLRARYPLIYISTREEERVEAAIAQSAKHQGNRAVYIWDFVDGYQGNPNDVGFGKRNPLQALEFIEKLPATAPAIFILRDFHRFVEDISVSRKLRNLARLLKSQPKNVVLVAAQITIPDELSEVITVLEFPLPTPTDIKIEIERLLAATGQSLEGRILDDLVRSCQGLSIERIRRVLARAIATHRELQPDDVDLILEEKRQTIRQTQILDFYPATEEISDIGGLDNLKDWLLRRGGAFSDKARQYGLPHPRGMLLAGIQGTGKSLTAKAIAHHWHLPLLRLDVGRLFAGLVGESESRTRQMIQLAEALAPCVLWIDEIDKAFSGFDSKGDAGTTGRVFGTFITWLAEKTSPVFVVATANNVQALPPEMLRKGRFDEIFFVGLPNQEERRAIFAVHLSRLRPHNLKSYDLERLAYETPDFSGAEIEQTIVEAMHIGFSQNRDFTTDDILEAASQMVPLAQTAREQIQFLQDWAAAGKARLASRHGGLSSRVSRSMQSPD
- a CDS encoding R3H domain-containing nucleic acid-binding protein, whose product is MQQGREWLQELLTLVDLPVDVQVAEQASSNLGSTEPTTSNSLEDRANYWLTIDETELTPEQIQQLTGTNGAVLDAIQYLANTILNLGQAEDQQKAYTIELAGYRARRQAELQAMAEQAAEQVRQTGQEVEMKALSSAERRQIHTFLQSYPDLETYSRGREPDRRLVVKQAQTEPS
- a CDS encoding SH3 domain-containing protein — protein: MKWSGLINLIKFLLGFALAIALLGLGGVVAARYFVTKLTAPPPRPTFANDKPVKAAVAAKSGASGNTAAPQGDSSASPTSALEPGAYQARVVQPIGLILRDGPGSNSNQIGGIEYNSRVVVLEESPDKVWQRVRIEDSDRTGWVKAGNTERVN
- a CDS encoding DUF177 domain-containing protein, which codes for MDAIYIPQLTRAPEQTEVLEFKEFLPDLETLTPVQGQLKVIHRGNYLEVSAQAETIVTLACHRCLQNYNHRLAVDTSELIWLDEAASDADAIILDREVGLEDLVESLSPQGSFDTGKWLYEQLCLAIPQRQLCDEACAGIQLSDSLSTSGTDRRWASLEALKKQLPS
- the yidC gene encoding membrane protein insertase YidC encodes the protein MDFGVGFLSNNVMLPILDFFYGIVPSYGLAIVALTLVIRFALYPLSAGSIRSMRRMRVTQPVMQKRVKEIQERYKDDPAKQQEEMSKIYKEFGNPLAGCFPVLVQMPVLFALFATLRGSPFSDVNYSVNLQILPQEQITQVQLQAFATAPQNIFVADKIHAPVVALLPGGNRLAVGEKTKVEFQTVEGKPLRSLLKEHSETEIQPRWTITKGEERVRIDENGNLEALQPGEVTIQGVVPGLAADKGFLFIDALGRVGAFDEDGAIHWDIVGMVLFFGISLYINQLLSGQGPNSNPQQATVNKITPILFSGMFLFFPLPAGVLMYMLLANIFQTFQTFILSREPLPENLQKIVDEEAKTSGGTSTDRESLPFEPGRAKKKA